The window CCATTTAAGCTAGTTCCCATGCCTGCAGCTATTGACGGGGCTAACCTCATATCATCCGGTTTCCCGTTCGCTGGCTTACCGATTACCATGAGCAAAATGATCCATATGGATGAAAAAAGCGTCACAACATTGCAGTTAACCGATGTTCAGGCCTCTGCAGCGCGTGTTTGGTTGGCGGGTGAAGAGCTGGGATGGTGCTGGGGACCGGACTTTCAAGTGCCAACTCCGAAGGAGCTGGCTGCAGGTTCTTATGAACTGAAGGTTAATCTTTATCCAAGCACGTTCAACATGTATGGCCCCCATCGTCACATCGACGGTGATCGGTACTTGACGAGTCCCGACCAATATAAAGGAATCAAAAATTTTGCAGATCGCCCTGATGCTCCTGAGTTAACCAAGGTGAAGGAGTCGCATTTCGTCAAATGGGGCATTTCGGGTGATGTACGGTTTATCCATCAGAAATGAGTGTGATAATATGACGATTGCAGATCCAAACTCCTATCTGGTTGATATGGTGGATGCGAATCGCTATGTGATGTCTTTAGCAGAGGTAGAACCTTACGGATAGAAATATGAAATGACCCACTAAGGCTATTGGCCTAGAAGTGGGTCATTTTTTGTCGAATATATCAACTTTATATCCGAAATATGGTAGCATTCCCTCTGGTTTTCAGCTAGACTGAAGGAAGCTATTTACGAATATCATGTTAAATTGGGGTGGCAGCATGGCTAAAAAAGGTTTATCTATAGGGAAAAAGGCAGCACCATTTCGACTAGATTCTACACAAGGTATTAAGGGACTGGAAGATTTCAAGGGCAAGCCGCTAGTTATTATTTTTTTACGTGGAACATGGTGCCATAATTGCCAGAAACAGATGCCAGAGTTAAATGAGTATTATGAACGATTTTTGGAAAAGGGCATCAATCTTATTGCCATCGCTGGTCAAAAGCTAGCCAACATCAAAGATTATGTTAATGCCAATGGCATCAAATTCCCCATTCTTTCGGACGAAACGAGAGAAGTCATAAAGTCTTATGAGGTTTTCACGCCAATTAAATGGGACTCATTCCGAATTGCGATTCCAAGCACGTATATTATTGATGAACATCAAACCATTCGTTATTCCTATATTGGTGAGAACCAAGCGGATCGACCGTCTGCGAAGGAGATTTTAGAAGTGATAGATACCCTTTCTATTGTATCTGACCAAGGTAACTCGATCCAAGAGGAGCTTCCGGTTTTCTTAGCGAATATGAAATCCACTCTTCAGCACGTGAATACTTCTGCTGCCTATGTGACGAAGAGTATAGAGGACAATCTACATAATATTGAAGGACTTAAGAAAGCTTCTCTAGGTAATTATGAGCAATTAGAGGAGTTTGTCAGTGTTTATGAGAAAAAGTCTGAGGAATTAAACCAATATAGTTATCAGCTGAACACAACATCCGATGAATTCACGGATATTCAGCAGTTGAATCAACAATTAAGTCATAACATTCAAACGACACGCGGATTGATGGATGAATTAATTAGTATGACCCTTGTCGTTAATGAGATGAGTGAGGTCATCTCCAAAATTTCCCGACAAACCAAAATTCTAGCGCTAAATGCATCCATTGAAGCTGCTCGTGCAGGAGAGCATGGCAAAGGCTTCGCCGTTGTCGCCCAGGAAGTGAGCAAACTGGCTCATGGAACGGAGGAGTCGGCAGGTAATATCACAGCGCAGCTGCAAGCGATTGATGAGAAAATTAATGAAAGCTTTTCGTCTTTTTCTACGTTTGAAGAAACGATGAATACGGTAAGAGAACGAATATCCGTAAATTCAGCCCATATCCTTACCATATCGGATGGAGTTAAAGTGATCGCCAATGACACGCTGCAGCTAGGTACCGAACTGAACCACATCAAGGATAGCCAGCACCAAGCGCAAATTGATCTGAGTAAAATTGGGGAAGTTGAAACGACGATAAATAGTGAAGTAAGTGAGATCTTACAGGATATGCACTATCATGTGGACCAACTGAATGCTTTGGATGAGAGAACGAAAAAGACGAAATAATGATTTTCCAGAGTAATTGAAAACACCTTTTCATGGACGCATTTTAGCGTATTTTGAAAAGGTGTTTTTTTTACAATTTCGCCCTTATAACAAAACGGGTTGCCCCAATTCCACAGATTTGTAACCCGCTAAGGCGACAACGGTTGAACGTAATCCATCTTCCCCGGTGATCGGCACCTGTTCGCCATTCAGCAGGGCATCAACAAATGCCTTCACCAAGTAATCATCCATGGAGTCACCCTAGAAATTCCATACGCCTTTTCCATTTTCCATACTATATAGCTCGTTTTTTTGAGCAAAACCATCGACCGAAATGGTTCCTTTCGTATCGATGATCGTCATCGTCACGTCTCCCCAGGTAGGGAATGACGCGTTCCGCGACTAGCTAGTGTCTAAGACGCCAAACACCCCACTTACGAACTTGACATGTATCATACCAGCATCATCAATATCCAGATTATCGTTAAATAAAGTGGCT is drawn from Paenibacillus sp. V4I7 and contains these coding sequences:
- a CDS encoding redoxin domain-containing protein; the encoded protein is MAKKGLSIGKKAAPFRLDSTQGIKGLEDFKGKPLVIIFLRGTWCHNCQKQMPELNEYYERFLEKGINLIAIAGQKLANIKDYVNANGIKFPILSDETREVIKSYEVFTPIKWDSFRIAIPSTYIIDEHQTIRYSYIGENQADRPSAKEILEVIDTLSIVSDQGNSIQEELPVFLANMKSTLQHVNTSAAYVTKSIEDNLHNIEGLKKASLGNYEQLEEFVSVYEKKSEELNQYSYQLNTTSDEFTDIQQLNQQLSHNIQTTRGLMDELISMTLVVNEMSEVISKISRQTKILALNASIEAARAGEHGKGFAVVAQEVSKLAHGTEESAGNITAQLQAIDEKINESFSSFSTFEETMNTVRERISVNSAHILTISDGVKVIANDTLQLGTELNHIKDSQHQAQIDLSKIGEVETTINSEVSEILQDMHYHVDQLNALDERTKKTK